One Solea senegalensis isolate Sse05_10M linkage group LG21, IFAPA_SoseM_1, whole genome shotgun sequence DNA segment encodes these proteins:
- the LOC122758434 gene encoding lysozyme C-like, producing MKCLVFMLLVALSSAKVFERCEWARMMRSHGMDGVGGYNLANWVCLTKGESDYNTRATNRNTDGSIDYGIFQINSRYWCNNGQGPTSNACGINCSELLKDDVTAAIRCAKRVVQDPNGIRAWVAWVRHCEGRDLSSYVRGCGV from the exons ATGAAGTGTCTGGTGTTTATGCTGTTGGTGGCGCTGAGCAGCGCTAAAGTCTTTGAGCGCTGTGAATGGGCACGAATGATGAGGAGCCATGGGATGGACGGTGTTGGTGGCTACAACCTCGCCAACT gggTTTGTCTGACCAAGGGCGAGTCGGACTACAACACCAGAGCCACCAACCGCAACACTGATGGCTCCATCGACTACGGCATCTTCCAGATCAACAGCCGCTATTGGTGTAACAATGGCCAGGGGCCCACTTCAAATGCATGTGGAATCAACTGCAGCG AACTCCTGAAGGACGACGTCACTGCGGCGATCAGGTGTGCCAAACGTGTCGTTCAGGATCCCAACGGCATCAGAGCCTG GGTTGCCTGGGTACGTCACTGTGAGGGTCGTGACCTGAGTTCCTACGTGAGAGGATGTGGAGTTTAA
- the LOC122758526 gene encoding lysozyme C-like produces MRCLVFLLLVALSGAKVFERCEWARLLKRSGMDGYRGNSLADWVCLSQWESHYNTQTTNLNTDGTTDYGIFQINSRWWCDNGQGVTVNACGIKCSELLTDDVTVAIECAKRVVRDPNGIRAWVAWVRHCEGRDLSSYVRGCGV; encoded by the exons ATGAGGTGTCTGGTGTTTCTGCTCTTGGTCGCACTTAGTGGCGCCAAAGTCTTCGAGCGCTGTGAATGGGCCCGACTTCTGAAGAGGAGCGGGATGGACGGCTACAGGGGCAACAGCCTCGCCGACT gGGTTTGCCTGAGCCAGTGGGAGTCTCACTACAACACCCAAACCACCAACCTCAACACTGACGGAACCACCGACTACGGCATCTTCCAGATCAACAGCCGCTGGTGGTGCGACAATGGCCAAGGAGTCACGGTAAACGCGTGTGGAATCAAGTGCAGCG AACTCCTGACGGACGACGTCACTGTGGCGATCGAGTGTGCCAAACGAGTCGTTCGGGATCCCAACGGCATCAGAGCCTG GGTTGCCTGGGTACGTCACTGTGAGGGTCGTGACCTGAGTTCCTACGTGAGAGGATGTGGAGTTTAA
- the LOC122758524 gene encoding lysozyme C-like yields MRCLVFLLLVALSGAKVFERCEWARLLKRSGMDGYRGNSLADWVCLSQWESHYNTQTTNLNTDGTTDYGIFQINSRWWCDNGQGITENACGIKCSELLTDDVTVAIECAKRVVRDPNGIRAWVAWVHRCEGHDLSPYLEGCGLSPTSGTFRAKTTYLLFIKSIFQSHFPSVNLTEMIINP; encoded by the exons ATGAGGTGTCTGGTGTTTCTGCTCTTGGTCGCACTTAGTGGCGCCAAAGTCTTCGAGCGCTGTGAATGGGCCCGACTTCTGAAGAGGAGCGGGATGGACGGCTACAGGGGCAACAGCCTCGCCGACT gGGTTTGCCTGAGCCAGTGGGAGTCTCACTACAACACCCAAACCACCAACCTCAACACTGACGGAACCACCGACTACGGCATCTTCCAGATCAACAGCCGCTGGTGGTGCGACAACGGCCAAGGAATCACGGAAAACGCGTGTGGAATCAAGTGCAGCG AACTCCTGACGGACGACGTCACTGTGGCGATCGAGTGTGCCAAACGAGTCGTTCGGGATCCCAACGGCATCAGAGCCTG GGTGGCGTGGGTGCATCGCTGTGAAGGTCATGACCTCAGTCCGTACCTAGAAGGATGTGGTTTGTCACCGACGTCTGGAACCTTCAGAGCAAAGACGACTTATCTTCTTTTCATTAAATCCATCTTTCAAAGTCACTTTCCCTCTGTTAATTTGACAGAAATGATAATAAATCCATGA
- the LOC122758525 gene encoding lysozyme C-like, which yields MKCLVFMLLVALSSAKVFERCEWARKLRSHGMDGVGGYNLANWVCLTKGESDYNTRATNRNTDGSIDYGIFQINSRYWCNNGQGPTSNACGISCSELLKDDVTAAIRCVKRVVQDPNGIRAWVAWVRHCEGRDLSSYVRGCGV from the exons ATGAAGTGTCTGGTGTTTATGCTGTTGGTGGCACTGAGCAGCGCTAAAGTCTTTGAGCGCTGTGAATGGGCGCGAAAGCTGAGGAGCCATGGGATGGACGGCGTTGGTGGCTACAACCTCGCCAACT gggTTTGTCTGACCAAGGGCGAGTCGGACTACAACACCAGAGCCACCAACCGCAACACTGATGGCTCCATCGACTACGGCATCTTCCAGATCAACAGCCGCTATTGGTGTAACAACGGCCAGGGGCCCACTTCAAATGCATGTGGAATCAGCTGCAGCG aACTCCTGAAGGACGACGTCACTGCGGCAATCAGGTGTGTCAAACGTGTCGTTCAGGATCCCAACGGCATCAGAGCCTG GGTTGCCTGGGTACGTCACTGTGAGGGTCGTGACCTGAGTTCCTACGTGAGAGGATGTGGAGTTTAA
- the LOC122758528 gene encoding lysozyme C-like, whose translation MRCLVFLLLVALSGAKVFERCEWARLLKRSGMDGYKGNSLAKWVCLSQWESHYNTQTTNLNTDGTTDYGIFQINSRWWCDNGQGITENTRGIKCSGQ comes from the exons ATGAGGTGTCTGGTGTTTCTGCTCTTGGTCGCACTTAGTGGCGCCAAAGTCTTCGAGCGCTGTGAATGGGCCCGACTTCTGAAGAGGAGCGGGATGGACGGCTACAAGGGCAACAGCCTCGCCAAGT gGGTTTGCCTGAGCCAGTGGGAGTCTCACTACAACACCCAAACCACCAACCTCAACACTGACGGAACCACCGACTACGGCATCTTCCAGATCAACAGCCGCTGGTGGTGCGACAACGGCCAAGGAATCACGGAAAACACGCGTGGAATCAAGTGCAGCGGTCAGTGA
- the LOC122758527 gene encoding lysozyme C-like has translation MKCLVFMLLVALSSAKFLERCEWARMLKAQGMDGYKGYSISDWLCLTQSESYYNTKATNHDSDGSTCYGIFQVNSYYWCYDGQGHTSNLCQVNCSELLKDDAVAAIKCAKYVVQYHNGMNAWVSWGRHCEGRDLSYFVSGCGV, from the exons ATGAAGTGTCTGGTGTTCATGCTGTTGGTGGCGCTGAGCAGCGCTAAATTCTTGGAACGCTGTGAATGGGCGCGAATGCTGAAGGCGCAGGGGATGGACGGCTATAAAGGCTACAGCATCAGCGACT GGCTTTGTTTGACCCAGAGCGAGTCGTATTATAACACCAAAGCCACCAACCACGACTCTGACGGCTCCACCTGCTATGGCATCTTCCAGGTCAACAGCTACTATTGGTGTTACGACGGCCAGGGGCACACTTCAAATTTATGTCAAGTCAACTGCAGCG AACTCCTGAAGGACGACGCCGTTGCGGCGATCAAGTGTGCCAAATATGTCGTTCAGTATCACAACGGCATGAACGCCTG GGTTTCCTGGGGGCGTCACTGTGAGGGTCGTGACCTGAGCTACTTCGTGAGTGGATGTGGAGTTTAA